The following coding sequences are from one Microbacterium wangchenii window:
- a CDS encoding PH domain-containing protein, with product MEEVRSPLSDGEWHRMHPLTPLLRGGLFLLVVIGIVVANLRERLVALFIPDFSDEGEVPGDPVDYVLSNNLLLVAGLALLGTLVVLTVIFWVSWRFHTFRITGDDVEVRTGVFFRTHRRAPLDRVQGVNLTRPLVARLFGMAKLEVIGAGLDSNVKLEYLSTSNSETIRADILRLASGRRLGEASAAEGAVDAGSRVHQAANLVSAGITGIIEGEDLEAAEVESVVHIPAGRLAASRVLSTSTLGLLAFLAVVIVGAVIGEPWVLFAFVPALLGFGAYWVRSFVRSLRYSIAPTSGGVRITFGLFTTVSEILPPGRVHAVEVRQSLMWRPFGWWSIAVNRISGRAMTDAGTDQLTSVLPVGTRADVERVVRLLLPALPEDQLALVFEQGILGPAPGDPYATTPRRARVFRPLSWRRNGFLLTPDALFLRRGFIWRALGVFPLARMQSIRISQGPVDRALRVANLTANVVSGTVTTTVGVVDRDDALRAFEDAAQGIVAASAGDRTHRWAR from the coding sequence ATGGAGGAGGTGCGCTCGCCGCTGAGCGACGGCGAATGGCACCGCATGCACCCGCTCACCCCGCTGCTGCGCGGGGGACTGTTCCTCCTCGTCGTCATCGGCATCGTCGTGGCCAACCTCCGCGAACGTCTCGTGGCATTGTTCATCCCCGACTTCTCCGACGAGGGGGAGGTGCCCGGCGACCCGGTCGACTACGTGCTCTCCAACAACCTGCTGCTCGTCGCCGGGCTCGCCCTGCTCGGCACCCTGGTGGTGCTGACGGTCATCTTCTGGGTGTCGTGGCGGTTCCACACCTTCCGCATCACCGGAGACGACGTCGAGGTGCGCACCGGCGTGTTCTTCCGGACGCACCGCCGCGCCCCGCTGGACCGGGTCCAGGGCGTGAACCTCACGCGTCCGCTGGTCGCCCGCCTGTTCGGGATGGCCAAGCTGGAGGTCATCGGGGCGGGCCTGGATTCCAACGTCAAGCTCGAGTACCTCTCCACCTCCAACTCCGAGACGATCCGGGCCGACATCCTGCGCCTGGCCTCGGGGCGCCGGCTGGGGGAGGCCTCCGCCGCCGAGGGCGCCGTGGACGCGGGCTCGCGCGTGCACCAGGCGGCCAACCTCGTCAGCGCCGGCATCACCGGCATCATCGAGGGCGAAGACCTCGAGGCGGCCGAGGTCGAATCCGTCGTCCACATCCCCGCCGGCCGGCTCGCGGCATCCCGCGTGCTCAGCACATCGACGCTCGGGCTGCTGGCCTTCCTCGCCGTCGTGATCGTCGGTGCCGTCATCGGCGAGCCCTGGGTCCTGTTCGCCTTCGTCCCCGCGCTCCTCGGATTCGGGGCGTACTGGGTGCGCTCGTTCGTACGCTCGCTGCGCTACTCGATCGCACCCACCTCCGGTGGCGTGCGGATCACCTTCGGGCTGTTCACGACGGTCAGCGAGATCCTGCCGCCGGGGCGGGTCCACGCCGTGGAGGTGCGGCAGTCGCTGATGTGGCGCCCGTTCGGCTGGTGGTCGATCGCGGTGAACCGCATCTCGGGGCGCGCGATGACCGACGCGGGCACCGACCAGCTCACCAGCGTGCTGCCGGTGGGCACGCGTGCAGACGTCGAGAGAGTCGTCCGACTCCTGCTGCCCGCCCTCCCCGAAGACCAGCTCGCGCTCGTGTTCGAGCAGGGGATCCTCGGCCCCGCGCCGGGAGATCCCTACGCCACCACGCCCCGGCGGGCACGCGTGTTCCGCCCGTTGTCGTGGCGTCGCAACGGCTTCCTCCTCACACCGGATGCGCTGTTCCTGCGTCGCGGGTTCATCTGGCGGGCGCTCGGGGTCTTCCCGCTGGCGCGCATGCAGAGCATCCGCATCAGCCAGGGTCCGGTCGATCGCGCCCTGCGTGTGGCGAACCTGACGGCCAACGTCGTCAGCGGCACCGTCACGACGACGGTGGGAGTCGTCGATCGCGATGACGCCCTGCGGGCGTTCGAGGACGCCGCCCAGGGCATCGTCGCCGCCTCGGCGGGTGACCGCACCCACCGGTGGGCGCGGTGA
- the cls gene encoding cardiolipin synthase translates to MVEVTFDATWWVVVALIVDVTIRVAAIIIVPRNRRPTSAMAWLLAIYFIPYVGVLLFLLIGNPRLPRKFRRKQEALNDYLRETSASLDFGTLRPNAPDWFRALVTLNRNLGAMPLAGDNGATLISDYQKSLDEMADAIRQAEHYVHVEFYILQSDDATDNFFRALEEATARGVVVRVLLDHWANRGKPYYRRTLRRLKAMGAHWHLLLPVQPLRGRTQRPDLRNHRKLLVVDGKVAYMGSQNVTDSTYNLHKNIRRGLHWVDLMVRVEGPVVASINAVFLSDWYGESDEILSDEIGLFDVTPGAGDLDCQIVPSGPGFDFQNNLKLFLALIYAARERISIVSPYFVPEEALLLAITTACQRGVSVELFVSEEGDQAVVYHAQRSYYETLLRAGVKIWMYRKPYILHSKSVTIDDEVSVIGSSNMDMRSFGLNLEISMLVRGGEFAREMHAVEDTYRSLSRELTLEEWSNQPLRSTLLDNLARLTSALQ, encoded by the coding sequence GTGGTCGAAGTCACCTTTGACGCCACGTGGTGGGTGGTCGTCGCCCTCATCGTCGACGTGACGATCCGCGTCGCCGCGATCATCATCGTTCCGCGAAACCGCCGTCCGACCTCCGCGATGGCGTGGCTGCTGGCCATCTACTTCATCCCGTACGTCGGGGTGCTGCTGTTCCTGCTGATCGGAAATCCGCGGCTCCCGCGCAAGTTCCGGCGCAAGCAGGAAGCGCTGAACGACTACCTGCGGGAGACCAGCGCGTCACTGGACTTCGGGACGCTGCGGCCGAACGCCCCCGACTGGTTCCGCGCCCTGGTGACGCTCAACCGCAACCTCGGGGCCATGCCGCTCGCGGGAGACAACGGCGCGACCCTCATCTCGGATTACCAGAAGAGCCTCGACGAGATGGCCGATGCGATCCGGCAGGCCGAGCACTACGTGCACGTGGAGTTCTACATCCTCCAATCGGATGACGCCACCGACAACTTCTTCCGTGCGCTGGAGGAGGCGACCGCGCGCGGCGTCGTGGTCCGGGTGCTGCTGGATCACTGGGCCAACCGCGGCAAGCCGTATTACCGCCGCACTCTGCGCCGCTTGAAGGCGATGGGGGCGCACTGGCACCTGCTGCTGCCGGTGCAGCCCCTGCGGGGCCGGACCCAGCGCCCCGACCTGCGCAACCACCGCAAGCTGCTGGTCGTGGACGGCAAGGTCGCCTACATGGGCTCGCAGAACGTCACCGACTCCACCTACAACCTGCACAAGAACATCCGCCGAGGCCTGCACTGGGTCGACCTCATGGTCCGCGTCGAGGGTCCGGTGGTCGCCAGCATCAACGCCGTGTTCCTCTCCGACTGGTATGGCGAGAGCGACGAGATCCTCTCCGACGAGATCGGTCTGTTCGATGTGACTCCCGGGGCGGGAGATCTGGACTGCCAGATCGTCCCCTCCGGGCCGGGCTTCGACTTCCAGAACAATCTCAAGCTGTTCCTGGCGCTCATCTACGCGGCCCGCGAGCGGATCAGCATCGTCAGCCCGTACTTCGTGCCGGAGGAGGCGCTGCTGCTGGCCATCACCACCGCGTGCCAGCGCGGAGTGAGCGTCGAGCTCTTCGTCTCCGAGGAGGGCGACCAGGCCGTGGTCTACCACGCACAGCGCAGCTATTACGAGACGCTGCTGCGCGCCGGGGTGAAGATCTGGATGTACCGCAAGCCGTACATCCTCCACTCCAAGAGCGTCACGATCGACGACGAGGTGTCGGTCATCGGGTCCAGCAACATGGACATGCGCTCGTTCGGCCTGAACCTGGAGATCTCGATGCTCGTGCGCGGCGGCGAATTCGCCCGCGAGATGCACGCGGTGGAAGACACCTATCGCAGCCTCAGCCGGGAGCTGACCCTCGAGGAATGGTCCAACCAGCCGCTGCGCTCCACGCTCCTCGACAACCTCGCACGCCTGACCTCTGCCCTCCAGTAG
- a CDS encoding PH domain-containing protein, whose amino-acid sequence MTINPGTPPESMPPTADHRGDDVLDRGTFESIREPRSAGRLPLGDGQWHQLAQAYVWVQLISTATLLIVVLGIALVLQLWLEQTWVWIPAGVFALISVWALAITPRQARSYGYQLRQDDLVFRRGILWQRVVAVPYGRMQLIDITHGPLDRGFGIAQLKLVTAAATTAVTIPGLTQDAAERLRDTLVDVAETRRTGL is encoded by the coding sequence ATGACGATCAACCCGGGAACCCCTCCGGAGTCGATGCCACCGACCGCTGATCACCGCGGCGACGACGTGCTGGACCGGGGTACCTTCGAGTCCATCCGGGAGCCGCGCAGCGCCGGCCGGCTCCCACTGGGAGACGGCCAGTGGCACCAGCTCGCGCAGGCCTATGTGTGGGTGCAGCTCATCTCCACCGCCACGCTGCTGATCGTCGTGCTGGGCATCGCGCTCGTGCTGCAGCTGTGGCTCGAGCAGACGTGGGTGTGGATCCCCGCCGGCGTGTTCGCGCTGATCTCGGTGTGGGCCCTGGCGATCACGCCGCGCCAGGCGCGCTCCTACGGGTATCAGTTGCGCCAGGACGACCTCGTCTTCCGTCGCGGGATCCTGTGGCAGCGGGTCGTCGCCGTCCCGTACGGCCGGATGCAGCTGATCGACATCACCCACGGCCCGCTCGACCGCGGTTTCGGCATCGCACAGCTGAAGCTCGTGACCGCCGCGGCCACCACCGCCGTCACGATCCCCGGCCTGACCCAGGATGCGGCGGAGCGGCTGCGCGACACGCTGGTGGACGTCGCCGAGACCCGCCGGACCGGCCTGTGA
- the panC gene encoding pantoate--beta-alanine ligase — MISTVAELRTRLAQARAAAPTGRPAPTVALVSTLGALHDGHVDLVRLARERADIVVVSTFVNPLRFRTTDDAAAYPTTPSVDRALLDSLGVDVAFAPAAAELLPAGFATTRISAGDLGLRYEGRSRPYYFDGLLTVEALLFHLVRPDVAVYGERDLQRVFLVRRMVRDLAFDIDVATVPTVRSDDGLPLSSRVALLDDDDRRAAARLPAALEAAASTADRGVDACIAAAQSTLMGEARIRLDYLSVVDPDTFLPVDEGHAGRAHMLIAATVGGHRFVDNTDIYVH; from the coding sequence ATGATCAGCACCGTCGCGGAGCTGCGCACCCGACTGGCCCAGGCCAGAGCCGCAGCCCCCACCGGCCGGCCGGCGCCGACCGTCGCCCTCGTGTCCACCCTTGGTGCGCTCCACGACGGGCACGTGGACCTCGTGCGCCTCGCCCGCGAACGCGCGGACATCGTGGTGGTCTCCACGTTCGTCAATCCGCTGCGCTTCCGCACGACCGACGACGCCGCCGCCTACCCCACCACGCCGTCGGTGGACCGCGCGCTCCTGGATTCCCTCGGCGTCGACGTGGCGTTCGCGCCGGCGGCCGCCGAGCTGCTGCCCGCCGGTTTCGCCACGACCCGCATCAGCGCCGGCGACCTGGGGCTGCGTTACGAGGGCAGGTCGCGTCCGTACTACTTCGACGGACTCCTCACCGTCGAGGCGCTGCTGTTCCACCTCGTGCGCCCCGACGTCGCGGTCTACGGGGAGCGTGACCTGCAGCGGGTCTTCCTGGTGCGCCGCATGGTGCGCGATCTCGCCTTCGACATCGACGTCGCGACCGTCCCCACCGTCCGCTCGGACGATGGCCTGCCGCTTTCCAGCCGCGTGGCGCTCCTCGACGACGACGACCGCCGGGCGGCCGCCCGGCTTCCCGCGGCGCTCGAAGCGGCCGCATCCACCGCCGACCGGGGGGTGGACGCCTGCATCGCCGCGGCGCAGTCCACGCTCATGGGCGAGGCGCGGATCCGGCTGGACTACCTCAGCGTCGTGGACCCGGACACCTTCCTGCCGGTGGACGAAGGGCACGCCGGACGTGCGCACATGCTCATCGCCGCGACCGTGGGCGGGCACCGCTTCGTCGACAACACCGACATCTACGTGCACTGA
- a CDS encoding Rossmann-like and DUF2520 domain-containing protein, protein MGAVSGTRDGRLGVGVLGAGRVGPVIAAALRNAGHAVVGITAGSDPDRADAVLPGVPVLDADEVVRRAELVVLAVPHDQLPGLVSGLADIGAWQIGQLVLHVDPGYGVDVLAPAMRSGAIPLAIHPAISFTGTSIDLRQLTESYAAVTAPGPVLPIAQALAVELGCEPVVVAEADRPAYAEAIATATEFSRSVVRQASGLLAGVGIDNPGGYLSALVRSTVDQALAEGAPSGPDTLPPEATLDG, encoded by the coding sequence GTGGGCGCGGTGAGCGGGACGCGCGACGGACGGCTCGGCGTCGGCGTGCTGGGCGCCGGCCGGGTGGGTCCCGTGATCGCTGCGGCGCTGCGCAACGCCGGACATGCGGTGGTGGGCATCACCGCCGGAAGCGACCCCGACCGCGCCGACGCGGTGCTGCCGGGAGTGCCCGTCCTCGATGCCGACGAGGTGGTCCGGCGCGCCGAACTGGTCGTCCTGGCCGTCCCGCACGATCAGCTGCCGGGATTGGTCTCCGGGCTCGCCGACATCGGGGCGTGGCAGATCGGCCAGCTCGTCCTGCACGTCGACCCCGGCTACGGCGTGGACGTGCTCGCCCCGGCGATGCGGTCGGGGGCGATCCCGCTCGCGATCCACCCCGCCATCTCCTTCACCGGCACTTCCATCGACCTGCGCCAGCTCACCGAGAGCTACGCCGCCGTGACCGCCCCCGGTCCGGTCCTGCCCATCGCGCAGGCCCTCGCCGTCGAGCTGGGCTGCGAGCCGGTCGTGGTGGCAGAAGCCGATCGCCCCGCGTACGCGGAGGCCATCGCCACGGCGACGGAGTTCTCCCGCTCGGTCGTACGCCAGGCCTCGGGCCTTCTCGCCGGTGTCGGCATCGACAACCCCGGCGGCTACCTCTCCGCCCTCGTGCGTTCCACGGTCGACCAGGCGCTGGCCGAGGGGGCGCCGTCTGGTCCGGACACCCTCCCGCCCGAGGCTACGCTCGACGGATGA
- a CDS encoding DUF3180 family protein, whose amino-acid sequence MKRTGAGSLLLAAVLGAVAGFLIDSAFSAAGRPTFTPAVSLPILLLLLGALVVVLAIPVYRASRGRTAAAIDPFRALRIAMLAKASSIVGAALGGLGVGLLAFLLTRPVVPSLGSMGTVIATAVCGGLLIAAGLVAEQLCTIRKDDDDDQPGNPSGVDATDR is encoded by the coding sequence GTGAAGCGCACCGGCGCCGGTTCTCTCCTCCTCGCCGCCGTGCTGGGGGCCGTGGCGGGCTTCCTCATCGACAGCGCGTTCAGCGCCGCCGGGCGCCCCACCTTCACCCCCGCGGTGAGCCTCCCGATCCTCCTGCTGCTCCTCGGGGCCCTCGTCGTGGTCCTGGCCATCCCGGTCTACCGCGCCAGTCGTGGACGCACCGCGGCGGCCATCGATCCCTTCCGGGCGCTGCGCATCGCGATGCTCGCCAAAGCCTCCAGCATCGTGGGCGCGGCGCTCGGCGGGCTCGGCGTCGGACTGCTCGCGTTTCTGCTCACGCGGCCAGTCGTGCCCTCGCTAGGCTCGATGGGCACGGTCATCGCGACGGCGGTCTGCGGCGGCCTCCTGATCGCCGCCGGGCTGGTGGCGGAACAGCTGTGCACGATCCGGAAGGACGACGATGACGATCAACCCGGGAACCCCTCCGGAGTCGATGCCACCGACCGCTGA
- the folK gene encoding 2-amino-4-hydroxy-6-hydroxymethyldihydropteridine diphosphokinase, with the protein MTTAEPRGGEPLGTEAVIALGANLGDRAETLTAALTAIGELPLTTDLRASRAFETVAVTVAGENEDAPRYLNAVALVRTRLAPSLLLQALHGIEAAHGRVRRERWGDRTLDLDLISYGRLTSTDPALTLPHPRAAEREFVLTPWLDVDPEAQLPGVGAVRDLRERLQDRS; encoded by the coding sequence GTGACCACGGCGGAGCCTCGCGGCGGGGAGCCCCTCGGCACGGAGGCCGTCATCGCGCTGGGCGCGAACCTCGGCGATCGAGCCGAGACCCTCACCGCCGCCCTCACTGCGATCGGCGAGCTGCCGCTGACCACCGATCTGCGGGCCTCGCGCGCGTTCGAGACCGTCGCGGTCACCGTGGCCGGCGAGAACGAGGATGCCCCCCGGTACCTCAACGCCGTCGCCCTGGTCCGCACGCGACTGGCCCCCTCCCTCCTGCTGCAGGCGCTGCACGGCATCGAGGCCGCGCACGGCCGTGTGCGCCGCGAGCGATGGGGCGACCGGACGCTGGATCTTGATCTCATCTCCTACGGGCGGCTCACCTCGACCGACCCGGCGCTGACCCTGCCGCATCCGCGGGCCGCCGAGCGGGAGTTCGTCCTCACGCCGTGGCTCGACGTCGATCCCGAGGCCCAGCTGCCCGGGGTCGGAGCCGTCCGCGATCTCCGCGAGCGCCTGCAGGACCGCTCGTGA
- the lysS gene encoding lysine--tRNA ligase has protein sequence MTDAPASAPAASSDDDAERAELNDAFEQKAVRLAKRERLLTERADAAGGPYPVVVPVTDTIPEVRARFGELEAGEETGVTVGVAGRVVFSRNTGKLCFASLQSGDGSRIQAMVSLAVVGEESLQRWKDLVDLGDHVFVSGEVISSRRGELSIMVHDWQIASKAVLPLPNMYTELSEESRVRSRYLDLIVRDRARETVVARAKVNASLRATFAERGFLEVETPMLQVQHGGATARPFVTHANAFDADLFLRIAPELFLKRAVVGGIDRVFEINRNFRNEGADSTHSPEFAMLEAYQAYTDYSGIADLTQALVQNAAVAVAGSTTVTWADGTAYDLGGEWDRLSMYGSLSEAAGQEITPATSIEELQALAGKAGVDAPPHPTHGKWVEELWEHFVKTGLTRPTFVMDFPVDTSPLVREHRSIPGVVEKWDLYVRGFELATGYSELVDPVIQRERFVEQALLAAGGDDEAMRIDEEFLRALEHGMPPTGGMGMGIDRLLMAITGLGIRETILFPLVK, from the coding sequence ATGACCGACGCGCCCGCATCCGCACCCGCCGCATCGTCCGACGACGATGCCGAGCGGGCCGAACTGAACGACGCCTTCGAGCAGAAGGCGGTGCGTCTGGCCAAGCGCGAGCGCCTGCTGACCGAGCGCGCGGATGCCGCGGGCGGGCCGTACCCGGTGGTCGTGCCGGTGACCGACACCATCCCCGAGGTCCGTGCTCGTTTCGGCGAGCTGGAAGCGGGCGAGGAGACCGGTGTCACCGTCGGCGTCGCCGGCCGTGTGGTCTTCAGCCGCAACACCGGGAAGCTGTGCTTCGCCTCCCTGCAGTCCGGCGACGGCAGCCGCATCCAGGCGATGGTGTCGCTCGCGGTCGTGGGCGAGGAGTCGCTCCAGCGCTGGAAGGACCTCGTCGACCTCGGCGACCACGTGTTCGTCTCGGGTGAGGTGATCTCCAGCCGCCGCGGCGAGCTCTCGATCATGGTGCACGACTGGCAGATCGCGTCCAAGGCCGTCCTGCCGCTGCCCAACATGTACACCGAGCTCAGCGAAGAGAGCCGCGTGCGCAGCCGGTATCTCGACCTGATCGTGCGCGACCGCGCTCGCGAGACCGTCGTGGCGCGGGCGAAGGTCAACGCGAGCCTGCGGGCGACCTTCGCCGAGCGTGGCTTCCTCGAGGTGGAGACCCCCATGCTGCAGGTGCAGCACGGCGGGGCCACTGCACGACCGTTCGTGACGCACGCCAACGCCTTCGACGCCGACCTGTTCCTGCGGATCGCGCCCGAACTGTTCCTCAAGCGCGCCGTGGTCGGTGGCATCGACCGGGTCTTCGAGATCAACCGGAACTTCCGCAACGAGGGCGCCGACTCCACGCACAGCCCCGAGTTCGCGATGCTCGAGGCGTACCAGGCCTACACCGACTACTCCGGCATCGCCGACCTGACGCAGGCGCTCGTCCAGAACGCCGCCGTGGCCGTCGCCGGCTCCACCACCGTCACGTGGGCCGACGGCACCGCCTACGACCTCGGCGGCGAGTGGGACCGCCTGTCGATGTACGGCTCCCTGTCGGAGGCGGCCGGGCAGGAGATCACCCCCGCCACCTCGATCGAGGAGCTGCAGGCGCTCGCCGGGAAGGCGGGCGTGGACGCCCCGCCGCATCCCACCCACGGCAAGTGGGTCGAGGAGCTGTGGGAGCACTTCGTCAAGACCGGCCTGACCCGACCGACGTTCGTGATGGACTTCCCCGTCGACACCAGCCCGCTCGTGCGCGAGCACCGGTCGATCCCGGGTGTCGTGGAGAAGTGGGACCTGTACGTGCGCGGGTTCGAGCTGGCCACGGGGTACTCCGAGCTCGTCGATCCCGTCATCCAGCGCGAGCGGTTCGTGGAGCAGGCGCTGCTGGCCGCCGGCGGCGACGACGAAGCCATGCGCATCGACGAGGAGTTCCTGCGTGCCCTCGAGCACGGCATGCCGCCCACCGGTGGGATGGGCATGGGGATCGATCGCCTGCTGATGGCGATCACCGGGCTCGGCATCCGCGAGACCATCCTCTTTCCCCTCGTGAAGTGA
- the folB gene encoding dihydroneopterin aldolase: MSRDDVVDEITLTGVRAFGYHGVYPDERREGQEFVVDLTLHVPTGQAAASDDVADTVHYGELAEKVAAVVTGEPVNLLERLAQRIADVVLADDRVQLVEVTVHKPSAPIPVPFGDVSVTVRRSRPLARTAGFASEPR; the protein is encoded by the coding sequence ATGAGCAGAGACGACGTCGTGGACGAGATCACCCTGACGGGGGTGCGGGCGTTCGGATATCACGGGGTCTACCCCGACGAACGTCGCGAGGGTCAGGAGTTCGTCGTCGACCTGACGCTGCACGTGCCGACGGGGCAGGCAGCCGCCTCGGACGACGTCGCCGACACCGTGCATTACGGCGAACTGGCCGAGAAGGTCGCCGCCGTCGTGACCGGTGAGCCGGTGAACCTGCTCGAGCGCCTCGCCCAGCGCATCGCCGATGTCGTCCTCGCCGACGACCGCGTGCAGCTGGTGGAGGTCACCGTCCACAAGCCCTCCGCGCCGATCCCCGTGCCCTTCGGTGACGTCTCGGTCACGGTGCGCCGATCGCGTCCGCTCGCCCGCACCGCGGGCTTCGCCTCGGAGCCCCGGTGA
- a CDS encoding DUF4192 family protein: MTTIFRAAGAADFLALVPRLLGYRPARSLVLIPFDGNRTLGGLRLDLPATLGRTELDSMCSTYIGMVCKVSHADAVAVIAYTDETFAASEGPPQGELVRALLAQADLCGLRVSEALCVAADGWGSYLDAGCPPAGHPLTDIPYDHEAFADEPLPTEDQASGADLPTVDLAEKERLGLALREIDRATSALFGDEREPSDRPLGRDALSTVGRMDDVPLLLEEAIEYAPAEMDPYEAAAVVWCLMRPGLRDVALVQWARDLAAGDEAFAAQMRYADGGEYPEHLAAPIWGEGPSPDPARLQAALALTRHLAAAAPRSSRPGILAAAAWVAWALGRSTHAGRYAEMAREIDPGHGMAGIVLTFAASGHLPEWVYRRSVPSDPVTHLIDSRRVES; encoded by the coding sequence ATGACGACCATCTTCCGCGCGGCCGGAGCCGCCGACTTCCTCGCGCTGGTGCCGCGCCTCCTGGGCTACCGACCCGCCCGCAGCCTCGTCCTCATTCCGTTCGACGGCAACCGCACCCTGGGCGGCCTGCGTCTGGACCTGCCGGCCACCCTCGGTCGCACCGAACTGGACAGCATGTGCTCGACCTACATCGGAATGGTGTGCAAGGTGAGCCATGCCGATGCGGTGGCTGTCATCGCCTACACCGATGAGACCTTCGCGGCCTCGGAGGGGCCACCGCAGGGGGAGCTCGTCCGCGCACTGCTCGCCCAGGCCGATCTGTGCGGTCTCCGCGTCAGCGAGGCACTGTGCGTCGCCGCGGACGGATGGGGGTCGTACCTCGACGCCGGATGCCCTCCCGCGGGGCACCCGCTGACCGACATCCCGTACGACCATGAGGCGTTCGCCGACGAGCCCCTCCCGACCGAGGATCAGGCCTCGGGGGCCGACCTCCCCACGGTCGACCTGGCCGAGAAGGAACGTCTCGGACTCGCTCTGCGCGAGATCGATCGCGCGACGAGCGCGCTCTTCGGCGATGAACGGGAGCCCTCGGACCGCCCTCTCGGGCGGGACGCCCTTTCGACCGTCGGGCGGATGGACGACGTACCGCTGCTGCTGGAGGAGGCGATCGAGTACGCCCCTGCGGAGATGGACCCCTACGAAGCCGCCGCGGTGGTGTGGTGCCTGATGCGCCCCGGTCTGCGCGATGTCGCGCTCGTGCAGTGGGCGCGCGACCTCGCCGCCGGCGATGAGGCGTTCGCCGCCCAGATGCGTTACGCCGACGGCGGGGAGTACCCGGAGCATCTCGCCGCTCCCATCTGGGGGGAGGGGCCGTCCCCCGACCCCGCCCGGCTGCAGGCGGCGCTCGCGCTCACCCGCCACCTGGCCGCGGCCGCTCCCCGCTCCTCACGGCCCGGCATCCTCGCGGCGGCGGCGTGGGTGGCGTGGGCGCTGGGCCGCTCGACGCATGCCGGGCGCTACGCCGAGATGGCTCGCGAGATCGACCCGGGCCACGGCATGGCCGGCATCGTGCTGACCTTCGCCGCCAGCGGTCATCTGCCGGAGTGGGTGTACCGCCGGTCGGTGCCGTCTGATCCGGTGACCCACCTGATCGACTCGCGACGGGTGGAGTCGTGA
- the folP gene encoding dihydropteroate synthase: protein MTVVMGIVNVTPDSFSDGGRYVDPAAAIAHGERLRALGAAMIDVGGESTRPGATRVAEGVEQERVLPVVSALASAGIVVSIDTMNAATAVAAVAAGARIVNDVSGGLSDPEMLTAVAATDADIVLGHWRGPSEDMYATASYRDVVREVTAELLARVEAAAAAGIAPSRVILDPGIGFGKKGAQNWDVLRALPQLTGLGPRVLVGTSRKRFLADALGDDASTERKDLATAVTSVLAARAGAWAVRVHDVAATCDALQVAERWEGIGA from the coding sequence ATGACCGTCGTGATGGGCATCGTCAACGTCACGCCCGACTCGTTCAGCGACGGCGGCCGCTACGTCGATCCGGCCGCTGCGATCGCGCACGGCGAGCGGCTGCGCGCGCTCGGCGCCGCGATGATCGACGTGGGCGGGGAGTCGACCCGGCCCGGAGCCACCCGCGTGGCGGAGGGCGTGGAGCAGGAGCGGGTGCTGCCGGTGGTCTCGGCGCTGGCTTCGGCCGGGATCGTGGTGAGCATCGACACGATGAACGCCGCCACGGCAGTGGCCGCAGTGGCGGCGGGCGCACGGATCGTCAACGACGTGTCGGGGGGACTGTCCGACCCCGAGATGCTGACCGCCGTCGCCGCCACCGACGCCGACATCGTGCTGGGCCACTGGCGCGGGCCGTCGGAGGACATGTACGCCACCGCGTCGTACCGCGATGTCGTGCGGGAGGTGACCGCCGAGCTGCTCGCCCGCGTCGAAGCTGCCGCGGCGGCGGGCATCGCCCCCTCGCGCGTGATCCTGGACCCCGGAATCGGCTTCGGGAAGAAGGGCGCCCAGAATTGGGACGTCCTGCGGGCGCTGCCCCAGCTGACGGGGCTCGGCCCGCGCGTGCTCGTGGGCACGAGCCGCAAGCGGTTCCTCGCCGACGCCCTGGGCGACGACGCGTCGACCGAGCGCAAGGATCTCGCGACCGCCGTGACGAGCGTGCTCGCCGCGCGTGCGGGAGCATGGGCGGTGCGCGTGCACGACGTGGCGGCCACGTGCGATGCTCTGCAGGTCGCGGAGCGCTGGGAGGGCATCGGAGCATGA